From the Halarchaeum grantii genome, the window TATGCAGCCTATCCTTGTGGATGAGCAACGTGACCCAATCGATCGAGATCCGTATGAGCAGAGAGTTACGCTGTGTGGAGATTCGGATGAGGTCATTGAAGAGCTATTCTCGAATACCCCACCAGCATCAGTAGATGAGAGTCGGCATCTTCGGAAATTCCTCCTTGCAGCGGGCTACAATGAGAGCAGCCTCCCAGAATCTGATGAAGCCCAACTGAATCAGTTTACTGAGTGAGTCTCTGACGAACCAGCTGTTACAGTGTTGGTTACAACTCAGTCATCCGGTCTGATTGGGTTAGCTGATTATTCAAGCTAGTCGATGATCCCTCGAAGGTCAGCCTCTAACGAGTCTCAGTCACTCCTACGCCATTCGAACGTCTCCGCCTTTCGTGGGCATTCTCCTCAATCGGGGCATCGTCGCAACATCGTCACGAGTGAGAGGGGAAGCACTCGCATATCTCGAACGAGTGTTCCCCGATAGAATCCCGATGCTGACATCTGCGCTGTGTTCGAACAGTAGGTAACCCCCAAGATTGCACGAGTTAGCGATCCCCCACTCCTCCCCCCACTTTGCACGAGTTAGCGAACCCCGGGCTGCATTCTCAGAATTCGGGAGCCGTTGGATACGGAAGCACTTGAAACGACCCTTGTGAATTACAGAGGCGTGTTCTTGGAGGTTGAGGAGCGTGTGTATCGCTATGTTCGATAGAGGGGAGACAGAGGTCGTTTCGAGTGTTAGGTCGGGGGTGATTTGATTGATTCGCGAACCTCGATTACAGTCTCCGGGTCAAGATTGACTGACCAGACATAGGTGCGGCCACGGCTGAGACCTTCGTTGAGCGGTTCTTTTGTGAGGAAGCCAATCATCTGCAGATCGCTCAAATGATTGAGGACGCTTTTGCGTGTAGTGAGCGGCGAGTGGCCGTGTTTCTCCGCGCTCGCTTCGTAGGCAGCACGGACGCGATCCGTCCGAATTGAGCCGTCATCCGCGAATTGTGCAGGAGCGACGCTCTCAAGCACCAGTTGGGCGTGAGTCGCCTGATCGCGAATACGATGGAACTGACCGCGGTTAACCTGCTCGCGAATCGCCTCGACGTGCGCTTCAGTAATAGTGTCATCACGGTCGCGTTTTGCTTTGCGACCTGCTTCTCGAAGCAGGTCGATTGCTTGGCGAGCACTTCCGTCGTCTTTCGCGGCGACGGCGGCGCAGTACAGGATGGCTGCCGGCTCGCAAACATCGTCCGGAAAGGCAGCTATCCCGCCTCTGTGTGGGGCGAAAAAGCACTTGAAATGACCCCACCGTTGATTAACCAACATCCGGTGAACAGCATAATATGTTGGTTAAGACGCTGTAGAGGCCACTGTGTGGCTGTTTGTCAACCCCAGAAGGGTAAGGGTTCAGCGTGACGGCGCGTTCGGTGGAGTCCTCGTAGTCAGGATGACTTCGAGAGACATCTACGCGAACGACTTCAACGAGGACGTCCAGCACGATCAGACGAACGGACGCCCTGCCCACGGCGACACGTCACGATCGCGAGCTCTCAACGACGATCGGATATCGAGCACTCCGGGCGGTCATCTGTCGCGACCGCATCCCGTTGATGACGCCTACATCGTGAGGAGTTCAACGTGGTAGTCATCGTCGGTTCCCACCTCAATCGCGGCGTCTTCGTGAACCACGACGCAACGCTCAGATACTCGAACGAGTATTCCGCGAATGGAGTGTCGATGCCGACGACTGCATCTCACACACCTGCCGGACCCCCCCAGATTGCATGAGTTAGCGATCCCCCACCCCCCACTTTGCACGAGTAAATGGACTTGAGAAGGGGAGAGGGACGAGATAAGTCCTAATCGGTGGAGAACGACTAAGAGGCTACAGGGAGAATAGCGTCCGCAGACCACGAGTGAGCGGGGTGGTTAGGTGGTGTGTTCTGCTGGTGTTCCCACGGTCGTAGCTGATAATCCGGGCAGAGGCAGTCTTGTGCAGGATTACTCGTGCAATCTGGGGGGTGGGTATGCGTTCTCAGGAACGCTGTGAATCTCGTGAAGCTCGTGAAGAGGAGGTTTATGTGGGTCGAGGAACCAGACCAAGACCGATGGGGCTCAATTCGTTCACCCGGGACAACTCAATATTCGAGAACGAGACCGTTCTCAGAGACGAGTACACCCCAGACGACCTCCTCGAACGTGACGACGAGCTCGCCGCCTACCAGAACGCACTCCGGCCCGTGATCAACGGCGCGCCGCCGAAGAACATCTTCCTCTACGGGCAGACCGGTGTTGGGAAGACCATCTCGACCGACCTCGTCCTCAGCCAACTCCAGAGTGACGCGGAACAGTATGACGACCTCGGCGTCGAAACCATCTATCTCAACTGTAAGGATCTCTCGACCTCCTACCAGGTCGCCGCGAATCTCGTCAACGTCTTCCGTGCGGACGACCCCGACCAGTCGACCATCTCGACGACCGGCTATCCGCAGTCGATGGTCTACGATATGCTCTGGGAGCACCTCGAAGACCTCGATGGCACACACGCCCTGATCGTTCTCGACGAAGTCGACTCGATCGGCACTGACGACGGCATCCTGTATCAGTTGCCGCGTGCCTCGACAGCCGGTCACGTCACCGACACCTACGTTGGCGTGATCGGGATCTGTAACAACTTCACCTTCCGCGACAATCTCAGCGCCCGCGTGAAAGATACGCTCTGTGAGGAGGAACTCCACTTCAAGCCGTATGACGCGAACCAGCTGGGCACGATCCTCCGCCATCGCGCGGAGAAAGCCTTCTTCGACGATGTCCTCGAGAGCGACGTCATCCCCGCCGCCGCAGCCTACGGTGCGCAAGAGTCTGGAAGTGCCCGTCAAGCACTCAAACTCCTCTACAAGGCTGGCGATCTCGCCCGCGAAGGTGAGCGGAGTACTGTCACTGGTGAGGATGTCGAGAACGCGCGCGAACTCATCGCGAAAGACCGCATCGGCGACGAAGTCAACTCCCTCCCCACACAGGGCAAGCTCGCACTTACAGCCGTGTACACACTCGAACGCCGCGGTGAAACACCATCGAAGCGAATCCAGATCCACGAGGAATACGAACGGCACGCGAGCGCCATCGACGCAGACGTCCTCTCCATCCGGTCGATTCACGACCGACTCAGCGACCTGCGCTTAAAGGGTATTCTCGACGGTGAGGAGCGAAACGACGGCCGTGGTGGTGGCTCGTACTACCAGTACCAGCTCGGCGATCGCGAGGACATCATCGGAGAGATCCTCCAAGAGGACGAGCGGCTCTCCGCTCTCTTTTAGTGCGAATCGAGAGCTAGTCCTGATGTCTAAACGAAAGCAGCGCGAATTCTCTACCCCACTGTGGGCGGGGGTGAAGCGCGTGCACTCGGCAGCGTTCCTATTGCAGAGAGAGCACTCACCCCTTGGAACACCTCCGGGAAGGCACGGTCTCTGTGTAGTAATGCGGGCAGACACTATCCAATATTATCGCGCAGAATGGCGAACACCAAGTTGGACAACAGACGCCGGCACGGGATACTTATGGATCGGCAGATAAAGTAGAACCATAATGGCCAGTTCGTCGTCGAACGAGAGTACGCACACGGGGGAGATTCGGCTCTGGCGGGAGGACGACTGGTGGATCGCAACGGACGTCGAAACCGGCGTCACGACGCAGGGGGAGTCACGAGCGGACGCGCTCGATAATCTCGATGAAGCAGTCGCCCTCCACAAGGGCGAGATCGGTCACGAACCCACTGAGGAGGAACTCCGCGAGCTGGGCATCGATCCCGCGGCGAACGCAACTGGCGAGGACGAACCTCCGGACGTCCTGAAGTAGATGGGGCGGCGGACATTCTCCGGAATGGAGGTCGTGAAGGTCCTTGTGAACGCCGGGGGATTCGAGTGGCGACGTACAACGGGCGATCACGCGCAGTTGTACTACGAGCATCCGACAAACGAAGACGATCGCCGACAGGTGACGGTTCCACTTCACGACGAACTACGGACCGGGACACTTCGAAGCATCGCGGACGACGCTGGGGCACGAGACTTCGAGGCGTTCTGCGAATGGATCGACGCGAACTCGTAGCACGTCCACCAACGATTTTCCTCGTCACTCTCGCGTGCTGTACGCCCTCCGCCAAGATTAACCAACATTCCACCGAGGAACCATTCTGTGTTGGTTAACTCGGTGTAGCTGGCTCCGTGTAGTCTGCGGCGTTTTGTCATCTAGGAACGAGAAGCTATTCC encodes:
- a CDS encoding Cdc6/Cdc18 family protein codes for the protein MLVNQRWGHFKCFFAPHRGGIAAFPDDVCEPAAILYCAAVAAKDDGSARQAIDLLREAGRKAKRDRDDTITEAHVEAIREQVNRGQFHRIRDQATHAQLVLESVAPAQFADDGSIRTDRVRAAYEASAEKHGHSPLTTRKSVLNHLSDLQMIGFLTKEPLNEGLSRGRTYVWSVNLDPETVIEVRESIKSPPT
- a CDS encoding Cdc6/Cdc18 family protein, producing the protein MGLNSFTRDNSIFENETVLRDEYTPDDLLERDDELAAYQNALRPVINGAPPKNIFLYGQTGVGKTISTDLVLSQLQSDAEQYDDLGVETIYLNCKDLSTSYQVAANLVNVFRADDPDQSTISTTGYPQSMVYDMLWEHLEDLDGTHALIVLDEVDSIGTDDGILYQLPRASTAGHVTDTYVGVIGICNNFTFRDNLSARVKDTLCEEELHFKPYDANQLGTILRHRAEKAFFDDVLESDVIPAAAAYGAQESGSARQALKLLYKAGDLAREGERSTVTGEDVENARELIAKDRIGDEVNSLPTQGKLALTAVYTLERRGETPSKRIQIHEEYERHASAIDADVLSIRSIHDRLSDLRLKGILDGEERNDGRGGGSYYQYQLGDREDIIGEILQEDERLSALF
- a CDS encoding type II toxin-antitoxin system HicB family antitoxin, which gives rise to MASSSSNESTHTGEIRLWREDDWWIATDVETGVTTQGESRADALDNLDEAVALHKGEIGHEPTEEELRELGIDPAANATGEDEPPDVLK
- a CDS encoding type II toxin-antitoxin system HicA family toxin — encoded protein: MGRRTFSGMEVVKVLVNAGGFEWRRTTGDHAQLYYEHPTNEDDRRQVTVPLHDELRTGTLRSIADDAGARDFEAFCEWIDANS